A region from the Sandaracinus amylolyticus genome encodes:
- a CDS encoding aminotransferase class III-fold pyridoxal phosphate-dependent enzyme: MSEHPFFFTWSAQRGAKPVEIVGGEGASFDVREGERVERWLDMGSLSYQANLGHGCRRVIDAMKRQCDELLLTVPSGGYPAKDALARKLLEHAPPGFTKVFFTLGGAEAVENALKIARLATGRHKAISRYRSYHGATMGALTLSGDHRRPPLEPGLAGVVHVLDQYESRLPGGARVIEGGADASAIARTIELEGPETIAAIFLEPVPGANGALVPPAGYWSGVRGACDRHGIVLVADCVLDGFGRLGSWYGFERLGATPDLITISKGLTGGYAPLGAVLVHERIAKLFEDRVLLAGLTFYGHPIGVAAGLEAVRVYEDEKLVERAAVLGARMGAEIAAMQDRRGETITKTRAMGLLAGLEIAGDAARFTRLSKALDARRVYTHPNARIRTLIVAPPLVITEDELLRGLRAIEDAIVESA; this comes from the coding sequence ATGAGCGAGCATCCGTTCTTCTTCACGTGGTCCGCGCAGCGCGGCGCGAAGCCGGTCGAGATCGTCGGCGGCGAGGGCGCGTCGTTCGACGTGCGCGAGGGCGAGCGCGTCGAGCGCTGGCTCGACATGGGCAGCCTCAGCTACCAGGCGAACCTCGGTCACGGCTGCCGTCGCGTGATCGACGCGATGAAGCGCCAGTGCGACGAGCTGCTGCTCACGGTGCCGAGCGGCGGCTATCCCGCGAAGGACGCGCTCGCGCGCAAGCTGCTCGAGCACGCGCCGCCCGGCTTCACCAAGGTGTTCTTCACGCTCGGCGGCGCCGAGGCCGTGGAGAACGCGCTCAAGATCGCGCGGCTCGCGACCGGACGTCACAAGGCGATCTCGCGCTACCGCAGCTACCACGGCGCGACGATGGGCGCGCTGACGCTCTCGGGCGATCACCGCCGTCCGCCGCTCGAGCCGGGCCTCGCGGGCGTGGTGCACGTGCTCGATCAGTACGAGTCGCGCCTGCCCGGCGGCGCGCGCGTGATCGAAGGTGGCGCCGATGCGAGCGCGATCGCGCGCACCATCGAGCTCGAGGGGCCGGAGACGATCGCCGCGATCTTCCTCGAGCCGGTGCCGGGCGCGAACGGCGCGCTCGTCCCGCCCGCCGGGTATTGGTCGGGCGTGCGCGGCGCGTGTGATCGCCACGGCATCGTGCTCGTCGCCGACTGCGTGCTCGACGGCTTCGGGCGGCTCGGCAGCTGGTACGGCTTCGAGCGCCTCGGCGCGACGCCGGATCTGATCACGATCAGCAAGGGCCTCACGGGCGGCTATGCGCCGCTCGGCGCGGTGCTCGTCCACGAGCGCATCGCGAAGCTGTTCGAGGATCGCGTGCTGCTCGCGGGCCTGACGTTCTACGGGCACCCGATCGGCGTCGCGGCCGGGCTCGAGGCGGTGCGCGTCTACGAGGACGAGAAGCTCGTCGAGCGCGCCGCCGTGCTCGGCGCGCGCATGGGCGCGGAGATCGCCGCGATGCAGGATCGCCGCGGCGAGACGATCACGAAGACGCGCGCGATGGGCCTGCTCGCCGGGCTCGAGATCGCGGGCGATGCCGCGCGCTTCACGAGGCTCTCGAAGGCGCTCGACGCGCGCCGCGTGTACACGCACCCGAACGCGCGCATCCGCACCCTGATCGTCGCGCCCCCGCTGGTGATCACGGAGGACGAGCTGCTGCGCGGCCTGCGCGCGATCGAGGACGCGATCGTCGAGAGCGCATGA
- a CDS encoding DUF5996 family protein — METQDVERTADRWRDHAWPAIPFAAWRPTCETLHRFTQVVGKIRMGLAPPRNHWWHVPLYASARGLTTSLVPYRGGGLQIDFDFVDHRLRIATTLGETRELPLASQSVARFYDRVMHALRELGCDAAVWSTPVEVEDRTPFELDDRHCTYDGDAAARFWRALVSSQAVIDAFESRWVGKVSPTHFFWGAFDLASTRFSGRTAPEHPGAPNLARSVAVEAYSHEVTSVGMWPGGPGYDDAAFYAYAYPEPQGYRDAPVEPRDASYSDALREWVLPYEAVRRSRSPERTLTRFCETTYAAAATLAGWDRRALERA; from the coding sequence ATGGAGACCCAGGACGTCGAGCGCACCGCCGATCGCTGGCGCGATCACGCGTGGCCCGCGATCCCCTTCGCGGCGTGGCGACCCACCTGCGAGACGCTGCATCGCTTCACGCAGGTGGTCGGCAAGATCCGGATGGGCCTCGCGCCGCCGCGCAACCACTGGTGGCACGTGCCGCTCTACGCGAGCGCGCGCGGGCTCACGACGTCCCTCGTGCCGTATCGCGGCGGCGGGCTGCAGATCGACTTCGACTTCGTCGATCACCGGCTGCGCATCGCGACGACGCTCGGCGAGACCCGCGAGCTCCCGCTCGCGTCGCAGAGCGTCGCGCGCTTCTACGATCGCGTGATGCACGCGCTCCGCGAGCTCGGGTGCGACGCCGCGGTGTGGAGCACGCCGGTCGAGGTGGAGGACCGCACGCCCTTCGAGCTCGACGACCGGCACTGCACGTACGACGGAGACGCGGCCGCGCGCTTCTGGCGCGCGCTGGTCTCGTCGCAGGCCGTCATCGACGCGTTCGAGTCGCGCTGGGTCGGAAAAGTGAGCCCGACTCATTTCTTCTGGGGCGCGTTCGATCTCGCGAGCACGCGCTTCTCCGGGCGCACCGCGCCCGAGCACCCGGGCGCGCCGAACCTCGCGCGCTCCGTCGCGGTCGAGGCGTACTCGCACGAGGTCACGAGCGTCGGCATGTGGCCCGGTGGTCCGGGCTACGACGACGCCGCGTTCTACGCGTACGCGTACCCCGAGCCGCAGGGCTATCGCGACGCGCCGGTCGAGCCGCGCGACGCGTCCTACAGCGACGCGCTCCGCGAGTGGGTCCTGCCCTACGAAGCAGTGCGTCGATCGCGATCGCCGGAGCGCACGCTCACGCGCTTCTGCGAGACGACGTACGCCGCGGCGGCGACGCTCGCCGGGTGGGATCGACGCGCGCTCGAGCGTGCGTGA
- a CDS encoding CoA transferase subunit B — MPWTKEQMAERAAREIEPGSIVNLGIGLPTLVADYLPDELGVWFHSENGLLGMGPFPYEGEEDSQIINAGKQTVTVVPGGSTFDSALSFGMIRGGHVDLAILGAMQVASNGDLANWAIPGGKVMGIGGAMDLASGARRILVMTQHVTKEGEPKLVASCTYPLTAKGCVNRIISELAVIDVTREGFRLVEAAPGVTIDELRAKTGAPLAG; from the coding sequence ATGCCGTGGACGAAGGAGCAGATGGCCGAGCGCGCCGCGCGCGAGATCGAGCCGGGCAGCATCGTGAACCTCGGCATCGGCCTGCCGACGCTCGTCGCCGACTACCTCCCCGACGAGCTCGGCGTCTGGTTCCACAGCGAGAACGGCCTGCTCGGCATGGGGCCGTTCCCCTACGAAGGCGAAGAGGACTCGCAGATCATCAACGCCGGCAAGCAGACCGTCACGGTGGTGCCCGGCGGCTCGACGTTCGACAGCGCGCTGAGCTTCGGGATGATCCGCGGCGGCCACGTCGACCTCGCGATCCTCGGCGCGATGCAGGTCGCGTCGAACGGCGACCTCGCGAACTGGGCGATCCCCGGCGGCAAGGTGATGGGCATCGGCGGCGCGATGGATCTCGCGAGCGGCGCCCGCCGCATCCTCGTGATGACGCAGCACGTCACGAAGGAGGGCGAGCCCAAGCTCGTCGCGTCGTGCACGTACCCGCTCACCGCGAAGGGCTGCGTGAACCGCATCATCAGCGAGCTCGCGGTGATCGACGTGACCCGCGAGGGGTTCCGCCTCGTGGAGGCGGCCCCGGGGGTCACGATCGACGAGCTGCGCGCGAAGACCGGCGCCCCGCTCGCGGGCTGA
- a CDS encoding winged helix DNA-binding domain-containing protein, with the protein MPEVLDTRALNRALLARQHLLEPTSLSPLALVEHLVGLQAQQPNDPYVALWTRSRAFRTDSLSAHVADREAVRIAVMRSTIHLVSARDALALRPLLQPMLERAFDGVYGRRVAGLDRDAIAAHARALVEERARTFAELGAELAERWPERDPASLAAVARTKLALVQVPPRGLWGGKGQAKHTTAEQWLGRALDPDALSLDRLVLRYLAAFGPASALDAQTWSGLASLKDVFERLRPSLRVFHDERGRELFDLDDAPRPAPDVPAPVRFLPQFDNVLLSHAERARIVSDERRKVINDVPNGLVPAAVLIDGFVGATWRLERERKHAVLHVATFGRVQKDVRRAVTDEGARLLALLAPDHETSVEVAPRA; encoded by the coding sequence ATGCCCGAGGTCCTCGACACCCGTGCGCTCAACCGCGCGCTCCTCGCGAGGCAGCACCTGCTCGAGCCCACGAGCCTGTCCCCGCTCGCGCTCGTCGAGCACCTCGTCGGGCTCCAGGCGCAGCAGCCGAACGATCCCTACGTCGCGCTGTGGACGCGATCGCGTGCCTTCCGCACCGACTCGCTCTCCGCGCACGTCGCGGATCGCGAGGCCGTGCGGATCGCGGTGATGCGCTCGACGATCCACCTCGTGTCCGCGCGCGACGCGCTCGCCCTGCGCCCGCTCTTGCAGCCGATGCTCGAGCGCGCGTTCGACGGCGTGTACGGCCGGCGTGTCGCCGGGCTCGATCGCGACGCGATCGCCGCGCACGCGCGCGCCCTCGTCGAAGAGCGCGCGCGCACCTTCGCGGAGCTCGGCGCCGAGCTCGCCGAGCGATGGCCCGAACGCGACCCTGCATCGCTCGCCGCCGTCGCGCGCACCAAGCTCGCGCTGGTGCAGGTCCCGCCGCGCGGCCTCTGGGGCGGCAAGGGCCAGGCGAAGCACACCACGGCCGAGCAGTGGCTCGGTCGTGCGCTCGATCCCGACGCGCTCTCGCTCGATCGGCTCGTGCTGCGCTACCTCGCCGCGTTCGGTCCTGCGAGCGCGCTCGACGCGCAGACGTGGTCCGGGCTCGCGTCGCTCAAGGACGTCTTCGAGCGTCTCCGTCCCTCGCTGCGCGTCTTCCACGACGAGCGCGGTCGCGAGCTCTTCGACCTCGACGACGCGCCCCGTCCCGCTCCCGACGTGCCCGCGCCGGTGCGCTTCCTCCCGCAGTTCGACAACGTGCTCCTCTCGCACGCCGAGCGCGCGCGCATCGTGTCCGACGAGCGCCGCAAGGTGATCAACGACGTGCCCAACGGCCTCGTGCCCGCCGCGGTGCTGATCGACGGCTTCGTCGGCGCGACGTGGCGGCTCGAGCGCGAGCGCAAGCACGCCGTGCTGCACGTCGCGACGTTCGGCCGCGTGCAGAAGGACGTGCGCCGCGCGGTGACCGATGAGGGCGCGCGCCTCCTCGCGCTGCTCGCGCCCGATCACGAGACCTCCGTCGAGGTCGCGCCTCGCGCGTGA
- a CDS encoding CoA transferase subunit A, whose translation MTTVSPGRHRAKVRSSVDEALAPLFDGARIMVGGFGLCGNAEALIAGVVKRGVRDLTLISNNAGNLGKGLNAWLEAGIVRRFIGSYIGTNEALHRAMAAGTVEVEIVPQGTFVERMRAAGAGIPAFYTPTGVGTVVAEGKDTRDFDGRTYVMERALPADFALIRARRADAFGNARFWRTARNFSPIMASAAKQTIVECDEIVPLGAIDPDDVHLPGIFVHHVLEVREHEDPFEYRTVRKRSA comes from the coding sequence ATGACGACGGTCTCTCCGGGGAGGCACCGCGCGAAGGTGCGCAGCAGCGTCGACGAGGCGCTCGCGCCGCTGTTCGACGGCGCGCGGATCATGGTCGGCGGCTTCGGTCTCTGCGGCAACGCCGAGGCGCTGATCGCCGGCGTGGTGAAGCGCGGCGTCCGCGACCTCACGCTGATCAGCAACAACGCGGGCAACCTCGGCAAGGGCCTCAACGCGTGGCTCGAAGCGGGCATCGTGCGCCGCTTCATCGGCTCGTACATCGGGACCAACGAGGCGCTGCACCGCGCGATGGCCGCGGGCACCGTCGAGGTCGAGATCGTGCCGCAGGGCACGTTCGTCGAGCGCATGCGCGCCGCGGGCGCGGGCATCCCCGCGTTCTACACGCCCACCGGCGTCGGCACCGTCGTCGCCGAGGGCAAGGACACGCGCGACTTCGACGGGCGCACCTACGTGATGGAGCGCGCGCTGCCCGCCGACTTCGCGCTGATCCGCGCGCGCCGCGCCGACGCGTTCGGCAACGCGCGCTTCTGGCGGACCGCCCGCAACTTCTCGCCGATCATGGCGAGCGCCGCGAAGCAGACGATCGTCGAGTGCGACGAGATCGTGCCGCTCGGCGCGATCGATCCCGACGACGTGCACCTGCCCGGCATCTTCGTGCACCACGTGCTCGAGGTGCGCGAGCACGAGGATCCCTTCGAGTACCGCACCGTCCGCAAGAGGAGCGCCTGA
- a CDS encoding peptidylprolyl isomerase has product MNRGTNFGRLATLTRLVSIAALLALAGCGGQDEPSFRPTRASAEDREQRAEQVPARERPVQIEGPARPAGDPPVVEVQAQPQAAIDPRLMNPSQLTERAPDVFVAELDTTEGPIRIEVHRDWAPNGADRFYNLVRAGFFGDVAFFRVIDGFMAQGGIHGNPTVAAAWQRASIPDDPVVQHNTRGMVSYAMAGPGSRTTQFFINLVDNSRLDGMGFAPFGRVLDMATVDRLHSGYGEGAPSGRGPAQARIQREGNTYLRAEFPDLDYIRSARIADGAGGGRPAR; this is encoded by the coding sequence GTGAATCGTGGAACGAACTTCGGACGGCTCGCGACGCTGACGCGCCTCGTGAGCATCGCGGCGCTTCTCGCGCTCGCGGGCTGTGGTGGGCAGGACGAGCCGAGCTTCCGGCCGACGCGCGCGTCGGCCGAGGATCGCGAGCAGCGCGCCGAGCAGGTGCCCGCGCGCGAGCGCCCGGTCCAGATCGAAGGCCCGGCGCGACCCGCGGGAGATCCGCCGGTCGTCGAGGTCCAGGCGCAGCCGCAGGCCGCGATCGATCCCCGCCTCATGAACCCCTCGCAGCTCACCGAGCGCGCCCCCGACGTGTTCGTCGCCGAGCTCGACACCACCGAGGGCCCGATCCGCATCGAGGTCCACCGCGACTGGGCGCCGAACGGCGCGGACCGCTTCTACAACCTCGTGCGCGCGGGCTTCTTCGGCGACGTCGCGTTCTTCCGCGTCATCGACGGCTTCATGGCCCAGGGCGGCATCCACGGGAACCCCACCGTCGCCGCCGCGTGGCAGCGCGCGAGCATCCCCGACGACCCGGTCGTGCAGCACAACACGCGCGGCATGGTGAGCTACGCGATGGCCGGCCCGGGCTCGCGCACCACCCAGTTCTTCATCAACCTCGTCGACAACTCGCGGCTCGACGGGATGGGCTTCGCGCCCTTCGGTCGCGTGCTCGACATGGCGACCGTCGACCGCCTCCACAGCGGCTACGGCGAGGGCGCGCCGAGCGGACGTGGCCCCGCCCAGGCGCGCATCCAGCGCGAGGGCAACACGTACCTGCGCGCGGAGTTCCCGGACCTCGACTACATCCGCAGCGCGCGCATCGCGGACGGCGCGGGCGGAGGACGACCGGCGCGATGA